In the genome of Nycticebus coucang isolate mNycCou1 chromosome 12, mNycCou1.pri, whole genome shotgun sequence, the window ctgtgagctgtgtgaggccacagcactctaccgagggccatgaagtgagactctgtctctacaaaaaaaaaaaaaaagaattcatcctTTGCAAGAACACATAGTAAGTAAAAGGAATATATGAAACACATCCAGTGTTTGCCTAGTAGTGCAGAGGTGGGAATCTAATAAACCAAGatgaagagacataaatagagCCAGAGGGAGAGCCTTCTCagactgtgatgaaaatatgatGGGCAGAATTGCAGGCCTACATGACCTCAGCCATTCTGTGACGTGTGCACCACTTTCCTGCCTGGAGACCTAGTTTGGAGTGTTCTCCCACTGAACTGCTAGGGAAGAACCTCTGGCAGAACTTCATCCAGGTAAGGAGAGGGCTTCACAACAGAGGTAGGAGAGTGAACTGAGGCTATGGATTCCCAAACTGTGACCTGGATCACACTTTCCCTGtataggcctcagtttcctctttgggAACTGGAGCTCAGAAGTGGAGGCAGAGAAGCTTCAGAGAAGTGAGGAACAGACAGTACTTCTGCCAGGGTCTGGCTTTCCATCACAAGGCCAGGGAGATCGGAGGCCAGCACTACTGAGGCCCATCTGGACTAGGCTAACACGTGGACTTTCCTGCCCAGACCAGGCCCCACTATCTCCCTGAAACCTGGGGCTCCAGCTGTGGCCCAGAAGGGACAGTGGCAGGAGTGATAGCCCCTCATCCCCCACCCCCGTCCCACCAGGCCCTGCCTGCCCCATTGTCACTGCATCTGATAAGAAACCCCACTCCTgcagccccctcccctctccccacccacaaCCACAGCCTGGCTGGGCCCCAGATGCCTGGATATAAGGGGACCCTGGGGGCTGAGCATCACTGAGGTCAGTCCTGAGCAGGCCCAGTTCCAGCCTAgctgcccacccccaccaccatgtCTCTGACCAAGACTGAGAGGTCCATCATTGTGTCCATATGGGGCAAGATCTCCACGCAGGCCGACACCATTGGCACTGAGACCCTGGAGAGGTGAGTCCCGGACAGGACTGCCTGAGGGACAGGTCAGAGGCCAGAGCGGGTGAGTGGGGTCAGTGAGGAGGGGCCAGTGAGGAGGGGGTGTCCAGGAAGGGGTCAGTGAGAAGGGGCCAGTAAGGAGGGGATGTCCAGGAAGGGGTCAGTGAGGAGGGGTCAGTGGGAGGGGGCCAATGAGGAAGGGCCAGTCAGGAGGGGTCAGTGAGGAGGGGCCAGTGAGGAGGGGTCAGTGGGAGGGGCCAGTGAGGAGGGGTCCATGGGAGCGGCCAGTGAGGAAGGGCCAGTAAGGAGGGGTCAGTAAGGAGGGGTCAGTGAGGAGGGCCAGTGAGGAGGGGTCAGTGAGGGAGGGGTCAGCGAGGAGGAGCCAGTGAGGAGGGGTCATTGAGGAGGAGTCAGTGGGGAGGGGCCAGTGAGGAAGGGCCAGTGAGGACGGGTCAGTGAGGACGGGTCAGTGAGGAGGGCCAGTGAAGAGGGGCCAGCGAGGAGGGGTCAGCGAAGAGGGGTCAGCAAGGAGGAGCCAGTGAGGAGGAGAGGGAACAAGGCCAGGAGACCAGGTGCACAGTCTCTGCCATCTGCAGCTCACTGAGACCTGAGCAGGGCCAGGCCCAGTTGGCACGTGAAGAGGGGAAACGTTTTCCTCCCGGGCCTAAGTGCTTTGCAAGGCAGTCAGGTTGCTGTCACCACTAACATCAGAGCATCTGGTCTGGTCAGGGGGTCAGAGGAGGGTTTCCTGAAGAGACAGAGCTTCCTCTCTTAAAATACTGTTGGGAGGACATGAGTCCTGCCAGAAGGCACAGCAGGCCACCTGGTCCAGGGCGGGAGGGAGGTCCTACGTGACCAGAGAGAGATGTGGCAGGCGGTGGGCGCTCCAGGTGCtggaggcagagcgcagcggagTTGCGGACCAGTTGGGAACAAAGACACAGGCCGGGGCTGAGaaggggctggggctgcaggagcTGGGCCTCGAGCCCAGAGGGAGGTCGAGGAGCCGAGGAGCCACAGCAGGCTGGGCACCGGCCGGGACGTCCTGCCAAGCTTTGAGGACTGCTTTACGGAGACCTACAGCTCGCAACCCGCCCGCCTCAGGCTCTTCCTCAGCTACCCGCCGACTAAGACCTACTTCCCGCACTTCGACCTGCACGCGGGGTCGGCGCAGCTGCGTGCGCACGGCTCAAAGGTGGTGGCCGCCTTGGGCGACGCGGTCAAGAACATCGACAACATCTCCGGCGCCCTGGCCAAGCTGAGCGAGCTGCACGCCTACATCCTGCGGGTGGACCCTGTCAACTTCAAGGTgggccggggcggggcggggcgggggccgGGGCGAGGGCCGGGTCCCGGCGGGGCGGGCTGCAGCCGCCGGAACCCTTCCCGCTGAGCGTTCTGAGCTGCCCTCTGCGCCCCCAGCTGCTGTCCCACTGCCTGCTGGTCACCGTGGCCGCGCGCTTCCCTGCCGACTTCACGGCCGAGGCCCACGCCGCATGGGACAAGTTCATGTCGGTCGTGTCCTCTGTCCTGACCGAGAAGTACCGCTGAGCACCGCCCCCCGGATCCCCAGAACTGGctgagacccccacctctgcctctcatcTTCCCACTGTTCCTTCCTGACTCcgtaataaatgaatgaagacgAATCAATCTGGGTCCGGCCCTCTCAAtgttggaaggaaggaggggagaagtTGAGGGGTGGGCTGGGAGCTTTGAGGGGACGCAGTCGACCTCGGTGTCATTCATCCCCGGCCTGGAGGACGCTTGGAGGGTGCTTTGAACCCGGAGTTGCAGCCCTGAGGGACCAGCACAGTCCTGCCGGGCCACAGAAGGGCGTTTGCGCCTCTCTCCTGCTTCCCAAATCCCCCAGATTGTCACTCTATCAGCATATTGGGCGCGGGTCGGAAATCAAAGGACTTTTTCTCAAAGTCTGAGGTCCTAACTCTAGCGACTCAGACCGGGGCGGAGGTCCTGAGGCGGTTCCCCACCCCTATCCTTCCTGCCGGGTGTTATGTCTAGATCCCTCCATGAGCTCTCTCCAGGGGGAGTGGTGACTTTATCGGAGGGGAGCAATTACAGACCCCCCTGAAGTGTTCTGCAAAGGCGCCCACTTAACAGCGGCGCGCGAGTCGGTGCCAGAAACCCAGGGATCCCCGAAGTCGTGGCCTCCAGCTTTCTCCGCGCGGACTGAGGGTCCCCGCGTTCCCGCCGAGGTCGGCCGATAAAGGACGGGCGGGGCGCCTGGGGAGGGCTCTATAAGGAGGCCAGGGTGGCGGGCGCAGCCCCCAGAGTGCTTCAGTCCGGCGGCATGCTCAGCGCCCAGGAACGAGCCCATATCTGGGCGGTCTGGGACCTAATCGCCGGCCATGAGGCGCAGTTTGGGGCGGAGCTGTGGCTCAGGTGCGTAGGGCGGGGTCTCTGGGATCTCTGGGAGGCTAGACCCGAGTGTTGGGCAGGCCTGGGGCTAGCCAGATGGAGTCCCCGGGGCTGCGGCTGAGGCCGGCGCTAGTGAAACCCCAGGTAGCCGCCCTCGCGGCTCACCGACCTGCTCCTGAAGGCTCTTCACAGTGTACCCCAGCACCAAGGCCTACTTCCCGAAGCTGGGCGCCTGCCTGGACGAGATGCAGCTGCTGAGCCACGGACAGCGCACACTGGCGGCGGTGGGCGTGGCCGTGCAACACATGGATAACCTGCGCGACGCTCTGAGCCCGCTGGCCGACTTGCACGCGCACATGCTGCGTGTGGACCCAGCCAACTTTCAGGTGGGCCCTTTGGGCGGGGTAAGGGTCCAGAGCGCAGCAGCCGGGGGCGGGGGGTTCCAGGAAGAGTTGGCTTGGGCAGAAGCCTTCTCATTGACTCCTCCCGCAGCTGCTGATCCAGTGTTTCCAGGTCGTGCTGGCTTCCCACTTGCAAGACGAGTTCACAGTGGAGATGCATGCCGCATGGGACAAGTTCCTGACAGGCGTGGCCGTGGTGCTGACTGAAAAGTATCGCTGAGCCCAGTACCCGGAAGCCCTTGGTCTGTGCCTGTCAATAAACAAAGGCCTCAAACATCTGGATCCTGAATAGTGTGGTATCTAGGGAGAGGGCAACTGACCTCACTGTTATTGGGTAGAGAGGCTGGGTCCCCCAGGAGCCCACCCAAAGGCGTACTCTGCTGTGGCAGAGGAAGTGCTCAGATTGGGAAAGAAGAGTCAATCTGCCACTTCTCAAAGGGTTTGCAAAGCACTTCTGCATTCACTGGTTCATTCATTGTTGTTCCGTCCCCACCTTCTGCTGGGACCTGCAGGTGTAGAGAGGGGGGCTCTGAGGCCCTCAGGCCCAGTGTGTGGCCTAAGACCAATCCAAGTTGGGGCCTAAGTCTCCTATCTTCACCCTGttcctttctgcttcctcttcctGGAACACCCTTATTCTGTAGCAAGACTTCCTAAGAACTTCATGACTTGTTGGGAGAGAAAATGGGAAGGAAGTCCTTAGTAGCCACGGTTTGGCAGACAGAGCAGGTCTTCAGCCAGTTCATGCTGATAAGCTGTATGATCCTGGGCATGTCCCTCAGCTCTCTGAGCCTCGCCCATCAGATGAAAAAAACCATACTCACAAGATCTTGGAAGTAGCTTTGAGATCATAGCCACCCCATCCACCAGCCCAGCCCCAAGTGCATCTCAGTTTCTGCAGGTACCCTAGCCAAGGCCCACCCTATCCCAGGCCCACGCTCCTCACTCACCAGGACAGGGGCAAGAATCTTGGGGCTCCACCCCAGCTTGCCGACAAAGAACTGAGCTGAGGAGCAATCACCATCCTGGTGCTCTCCAAACTCTGAATGAGGACAGTTCCTGGCTTGACAATTGTGGGTCAGTGCACTGGCCCACCATGCAGTAGCACCCACATCCAAAGAGGAATGCCAGGGAAGCTGGGCCCTGATGGCAGTTTGGCCCAACTCCCCCAGTGGTTGGTACCAGGGACCTATTACTCTGTGCTGCCAcagagtgggggtgggaagcTTAGAGAACTTGGCCCCATGTGATCTCCTTCACTGTGTTGTTTACATGAATAATTAATAGTTTTCAGTACTATGCAAAGTTTGGGATAAAGTGGCTTGTATTTCACTTGAAAAAGATTATGCTCCCCTCCCCAGCCTGATAAATAGGCATCTGAAAGCTACCCTGGGTTTGGGTCACATGCGGAAGCATATGAAGAAGCCTGGGAACCACAGGGGGCAGAGAGACCGCTGCATAGGGAACAGGGTCTCTGCCTCATCCATACTAGAGACCCAGAGCACCCTTAGGAACCCGCCCAACCCTACTCCCTCCCTTTCTGAATTTCCTGGGCAGGACACCTCTAGCACTTTGCCAGCCAATGAGCACAGCCCAGCTGGAGAATGAGCCCACACCTCGGGCATAAAGGCACCACAGCTCTGCTACCAGAGCGCTTCTGATCCTGACCCTCAGAAGGAACTCATCATGGTGCTGTCTCCTGCGGACAAGACCAATGTCAAGGCTGCCTGGGAAAAGGTTGGCAGCCATGCTGGCGACTATGGCGCGGAGGCCCTGGAGAGGTGAGGaccctcctctccctgctccagACCCAAAGCCCAACAGCTGCCCAGGGCCCCACCTGCAACCTTTAGCCGGCTTTGCTGTGAATCTAACCCCAACCCCCACTCTTTGCTTCTCCTGGCAGGATGTTCCTGTCCTTCCCCACCACCAAGACCTACTTCCCCCACTTCGACCTGAGCCACGGCTCCGCCCAGGTCAAGGCCCATGGCAAGAAGGTGGCAGATGCGCTGACCAACGCCGTGTCCCATGTGGACGACATGCCCTCTGCCCTGTCTGCTCTGAGTGACCTGCATGCGCACAAGCTGAGAGTGGATCCGGTCAACTTCAAGGTGAGCAGCAAGCCGGGTGGAGAGGGTAAGATAGCTGGCGGGTACCTGGGGTGGAGGGCAGAGAGTCTTCCTCAGCGGCAGAGTGCCTCGGGTTCTGGAAGGAAAGGTGGGGCACGGGCAGCAGTCTGTGGCCCCTGCGCTCCCCTGAAACTCCCTCTCTGCAGCTCCTGAGCCACTGCCTGCTGGTGACCCTGGCCTGTCACCACCCCGCAGACTTCACTCCTGCTGTCCATGCCTCCTTGGACAAATTCCTGGCTTCTGTGAGCACCGTGCTGACCTCCAAATACCGTTAATCTGCAGCTTTGGTGACCTCTGGGCCAGGccccccttccttctctgtaCCACACCTCCTGGTCTTTGAATAAAGTCTGAGTGGGGGCAGCCTGTGTGCCTGAGTCCTCTCTGTCAGGGAAGGTGCCAGGGTTGGGAGTGGGCAGTGTGTGGGGTACACATCCCCAGGATCTCTCTGTAAAGTTTGATAAGGGAAGAGAGATCAGTGAAATGGAGAGAAACCGAGGGGGGATGCTCCAGAGAAGGTGGTAACCATGCCCCTATCTGGGAGGTTCCTGACCAGCAGGCAGTGGCTCAGGACCTGGGGAAGAAGATGGGTTCCTTTAGGGGAAGGCTGTGGGGAGTTCTAGGAGATCCTCCTTTGAAATCTCCCTGACTGAACTCAGTTAAACACACTCTATGGGCctcgcctatggctcagtgggtagggtgccggccccatataccaagggtgatgggttcaaacccggccccgaccagctaaaacagcagtggcaactgcaacaaaaatagccgggtgttgtggcaggagcctgtagtcccagctactcgggaggctgaggcaagagaatagccctagcctaagagctggaggttgctgtgagctgtgacggcactctaccaacagtggcaacaaag includes:
- the LOC128561614 gene encoding hemoglobin subunit zeta, which translates into the protein MSLTKTERSIIVSIWGKISTQADTIGTETLERLFLSYPPTKTYFPHFDLHAGSAQLRAHGSKVVAALGDAVKNIDNISGALAKLSELHAYILRVDPVNFKLLSHCLLVTVAARFPADFTAEAHAAWDKFMSVVSSVLTEKYR
- the HBM gene encoding hemoglobin subunit mu is translated as MLSAQERAHIWAVWDLIAGHEAQFGAELWLRLFTVYPSTKAYFPKLGACLDEMQLLSHGQRTLAAVGVAVQHMDNLRDALSPLADLHAHMLRVDPANFQLLIQCFQVVLASHLQDEFTVEMHAAWDKFLTGVAVVLTEKYR
- the LOC128561617 gene encoding hemoglobin subunit alpha, whose amino-acid sequence is MVLSPADKTNVKAAWEKVGSHAGDYGAEALERMFLSFPTTKTYFPHFDLSHGSAQVKAHGKKVADALTNAVSHVDDMPSALSALSDLHAHKLRVDPVNFKLLSHCLLVTLACHHPADFTPAVHASLDKFLASVSTVLTSKYR